In Sphingomonas sp. SUN019, one genomic interval encodes:
- a CDS encoding homoserine dehydrogenase, which yields MAGALRVALAGLGTVGGGVIRVLDANRALIERRAGRGIEIVAVSARDRSKDRGVDLSRFAWVDDTAALATADADVVVELIGGADGPALTLARNTLAAGKGFVTANKAMLAHHGLELARAAEAAGAALKFEAAVAGGIPVIKGLREGAAANEIARVYGILNGTCNFILSKMEAEGRDFDEVLAEAQALGFAESDPSFDIDGVDAAHKLSILASISFGTRPAFAGVAASGIRHVIAADIAEAAALGYRVRLVGIAEAGAGGLFQRVHAHLVPQDHPLAHVTGSTNAVVAEGNFVGRLLFQGAGAGDGPTASAVVADLVDIARGEYGPPYAMPADALADMAAADSGARRARAYLRFTVADRVGVLAEIAAAMRDAGVSIESLIQRGAGADGNVLVVIVTHEAPESNVAAALERLRGSQSLAGEPLWMHILG from the coding sequence ATGGCGGGCGCATTGCGGGTGGCGTTGGCGGGGCTGGGCACGGTCGGCGGCGGAGTGATTCGCGTGCTGGACGCGAACCGCGCGCTGATAGAGCGCCGCGCGGGGCGGGGGATCGAGATCGTCGCGGTATCGGCGCGCGACCGGTCGAAGGACCGCGGGGTCGATCTGTCGCGCTTCGCCTGGGTGGACGACACCGCGGCGCTGGCGACTGCCGACGCGGACGTGGTGGTCGAGCTGATCGGTGGCGCGGACGGCCCGGCGTTGACGCTGGCGCGGAACACGCTGGCGGCGGGGAAGGGCTTCGTCACCGCGAACAAGGCGATGCTGGCGCACCACGGGCTGGAACTGGCGCGCGCCGCCGAGGCTGCGGGCGCGGCGTTGAAGTTCGAGGCGGCGGTCGCGGGGGGCATCCCGGTGATCAAGGGGCTGCGCGAGGGCGCGGCGGCGAACGAGATCGCGCGCGTCTATGGCATCCTGAACGGGACGTGCAATTTCATCCTGTCGAAGATGGAAGCCGAGGGACGGGACTTCGACGAGGTGCTGGCCGAGGCGCAGGCGCTGGGCTTTGCCGAATCCGATCCGTCGTTCGACATCGATGGGGTGGATGCGGCGCATAAATTGTCGATCCTGGCCAGCATCTCCTTCGGCACGCGCCCGGCGTTCGCGGGCGTCGCGGCGAGCGGCATCCGCCATGTCATCGCGGCGGATATCGCCGAGGCGGCGGCGCTGGGCTATCGCGTGCGGCTGGTGGGGATCGCCGAGGCTGGCGCGGGCGGGTTATTCCAGCGCGTCCATGCGCATCTGGTGCCGCAGGATCACCCGCTGGCGCACGTCACGGGATCGACCAACGCGGTGGTGGCGGAGGGGAATTTCGTCGGGCGGCTGCTGTTCCAGGGCGCGGGTGCGGGCGACGGACCGACCGCAAGCGCGGTGGTCGCCGATCTGGTCGACATCGCGCGCGGTGAATATGGCCCGCCTTATGCGATGCCTGCGGATGCGCTGGCCGACATGGCGGCGGCGGATAGCGGGGCGCGGCGCGCGCGGGCGTATCTACGCTTCACGGTGGCGGACCGCGTCGGCGTTCTGGCCGAGATCGCGGCGGCGATGCGCGACGCGGGCGTGTCGATCGAAAGCCTGATCCAGCGTGGCGCGGGTGCGGACGGCAATGTGCTGGTGGTGATAGTGACGCATGAAGCGCCCGAATCAAACGTGGCGGCGGCGCTGGAGCGGCTGCGCGGGTCGCAGAGCCTGGCGGGCGAGCCGCTGTGGATGCATATCCTAGGGTGA